One window of the Synechococcus sp. CC9311 genome contains the following:
- a CDS encoding glucose-6-phosphate dehydrogenase assembly protein OpcA: MSPQLTLQTPLELPPSEVPHYLDQLWSRDQSSNIGAHTFCLLIWQPAWVEQQLVRTGRIEGPIMGIQRDEVEEAGRKAVLELDLPLSTPPLGSSVSNCLAKVDGNQTSDDLRGQHVDGALSALRPRRLITFAPSLDSTRPLETLVAAYCPLPEEGGGTVACGDVVVLRGGTEALQEGLNTLQPLLPDDLPSWVWWNGPLDESPELLEQLSIAPRRLILDSALGDPVYSLSLLANKLAGGQAVNDLNWLRLGSWHQTLAMVFDPPHRRDALSHVVQLDIDVEGDHPVQGLLLAAWIADRLGWTLKDSHRHDAKTGDSSISAVFQRPDGTEVPLRVSPVPMGQPSIHPGQIVGLRMISKPEHGGAMCVILCAESGGCMRLEAGGMASMELVEEVVPLLHTHVEADMARLLEGGHDSSNPLLAAAAPLAAKLLS, encoded by the coding sequence ATGTCTCCTCAGCTAACTCTTCAAACTCCGCTCGAGCTACCTCCATCGGAAGTTCCTCACTACCTCGATCAGCTGTGGTCCCGCGATCAATCAAGCAACATTGGGGCCCACACCTTTTGTCTGTTGATCTGGCAGCCAGCCTGGGTGGAACAACAACTTGTCCGCACTGGAAGGATCGAGGGTCCCATCATGGGCATCCAACGCGACGAGGTGGAAGAGGCTGGGCGAAAAGCAGTTCTCGAGCTTGATCTCCCTCTCAGCACCCCACCACTTGGTAGCTCGGTATCAAACTGTCTGGCCAAAGTTGATGGCAACCAAACCAGTGATGACCTTCGTGGTCAACATGTGGATGGGGCCTTAAGCGCACTGAGGCCACGGCGTTTGATCACCTTCGCACCCAGCCTGGATTCCACTCGCCCGTTGGAAACCTTGGTGGCCGCCTACTGCCCCTTACCGGAAGAGGGGGGAGGCACCGTTGCTTGTGGAGATGTAGTGGTACTCCGCGGCGGAACAGAGGCCTTGCAGGAAGGACTCAACACGTTGCAGCCCTTACTCCCCGACGACCTGCCCTCTTGGGTGTGGTGGAACGGGCCCCTCGATGAGTCGCCTGAGTTATTGGAGCAGCTCTCTATCGCTCCTCGCAGGCTCATTCTGGATTCCGCTCTTGGTGATCCCGTTTACAGCCTGAGTCTTCTCGCCAACAAGCTCGCAGGCGGCCAGGCCGTGAATGATCTCAACTGGCTAAGGCTCGGCAGCTGGCATCAAACGCTGGCGATGGTGTTTGATCCACCGCATCGTCGCGATGCCCTAAGCCACGTCGTGCAACTCGACATCGATGTCGAGGGAGATCACCCAGTCCAAGGTCTCCTATTGGCCGCTTGGATTGCCGATCGACTGGGTTGGACCCTCAAGGACTCCCATCGGCATGATGCCAAAACCGGCGATTCCAGCATCAGCGCGGTGTTCCAACGCCCTGACGGCACCGAGGTGCCGCTGCGCGTGTCTCCGGTGCCCATGGGACAGCCAAGTATTCATCCTGGACAAATCGTGGGGCTACGGATGATTTCCAAACCCGAGCATGGTGGGGCAATGTGTGTGATTCTCTGCGCGGAATCCGGAGGTTGCATGCGCCTTGAAGCCGGTGGCATGGCCAGCATGGAACTTGTGGAAGAAGTGGTGCCATTGCTCCATACGCACGTGGAAGCCGACATGGCCCGTCTTCTGGAGGGTGGGCACGATTCCTCCAACCCGCTCTTGGCTGCAGCGGCCCCTCTGGCTGCCAAGCTTCTGAGTTGA
- the zwf gene encoding glucose-6-phosphate dehydrogenase, protein MTATITNPLRVGLRQERVIAPQCLVIFGASGDLTHRKLVPALFELFQQRRLPSEFAILGCARRPWSDDEFRSKMAEAMGDKVRDHPEAWEQFAAGMFYEPVDLQKPEDVVKLGGRLQEIDRLRATRSNRTFYLSVSPKFYASGCRALADADLLKDPQRSRVVIEKPFGRDYGSAQSLNRVVQGCGQENQIFRIDHYLGKETVQNIMVMRFANAIFEPIWNRNYISSVQITASETVGVEERAGYYETSGALRDMVQNHLTQMLAITAMETPGRFDPEAIRSEKAKVLQAARLADELEPWNCCVRGQYGPGGSDGSPLSGYRQEPGVDPQSTTETYVSMKLFIDNWRWQGVPFYVRTGKRLAKRLSEVVLTFREAPVHLFDAAGGSPTANQLILRIQPDEGAEFKFEVKSPGSGMRSRPVEMEFSYDESFGEPSDEGYVRLLADAMLGDPTLFTRSDEVEAAWRLYTPLLELIEDSPWKLPIHPYESRTWGPAAADALLARDGLLWRRP, encoded by the coding sequence ATGACCGCAACGATCACGAACCCACTGAGGGTTGGGCTGCGACAGGAACGAGTCATCGCTCCGCAGTGCCTGGTGATTTTTGGAGCGAGCGGCGACCTCACCCATCGCAAGCTGGTTCCAGCCCTCTTCGAGTTATTTCAGCAACGACGACTTCCCAGCGAATTTGCCATCCTGGGTTGCGCCAGAAGGCCTTGGAGCGACGACGAATTCCGCAGCAAAATGGCGGAGGCCATGGGAGACAAGGTTCGCGACCATCCCGAGGCATGGGAGCAATTTGCAGCCGGGATGTTTTATGAGCCGGTGGATCTTCAGAAACCGGAAGACGTCGTGAAGCTCGGGGGTCGCCTGCAGGAGATCGACCGTCTGAGAGCCACACGAAGCAACCGCACCTTTTACCTCTCGGTGTCACCGAAGTTTTATGCGAGCGGCTGCCGAGCCCTCGCCGATGCAGACCTCTTAAAAGATCCCCAACGAAGTCGCGTTGTCATTGAAAAACCATTCGGACGGGACTACGGCAGCGCCCAATCCCTGAACAGAGTGGTTCAAGGCTGCGGCCAAGAGAACCAAATCTTTCGCATCGACCACTACCTCGGGAAGGAAACGGTCCAAAACATCATGGTGATGCGGTTCGCCAACGCGATTTTCGAACCAATCTGGAATCGCAACTACATCTCAAGTGTGCAAATTACTGCCTCTGAAACCGTTGGGGTTGAGGAACGGGCCGGGTACTACGAAACCTCGGGTGCACTGCGCGACATGGTGCAAAACCACCTGACCCAAATGTTGGCGATTACCGCCATGGAAACCCCTGGGCGCTTTGATCCCGAGGCCATCCGCAGTGAGAAAGCCAAGGTTCTTCAAGCTGCACGCCTGGCCGATGAACTTGAACCCTGGAACTGCTGCGTTCGCGGACAATACGGGCCTGGAGGCAGCGACGGTTCACCTCTCAGTGGCTACCGGCAAGAACCAGGCGTCGATCCGCAGAGCACCACGGAAACTTACGTGTCGATGAAGCTGTTCATCGACAACTGGCGCTGGCAGGGCGTTCCTTTCTATGTGCGCACCGGCAAGCGCCTTGCCAAGCGTCTAAGCGAAGTGGTTTTGACTTTCCGTGAAGCACCCGTCCACCTCTTCGATGCTGCAGGTGGCAGTCCAACAGCCAATCAGCTCATCCTGCGAATTCAGCCCGATGAAGGAGCTGAATTCAAATTTGAAGTGAAGTCTCCAGGCTCCGGTATGCGCAGCCGGCCTGTCGAGATGGAATTTTCCTATGACGAATCCTTCGGGGAGCCATCAGATGAGGGCTATGTGCGCCTTCTGGCCGACGCCATGTTGGGCGATCCAACGCTCTTCACTAGGAGTGATGAAGTGGAGGCAGCTTGGAGGCTTTACACCCCGCTGCTGGAACTGATCGAAGACAGTCCCTGGAAACTGCCCATCCATCCCTACGAGTCACGCACTTGGGGACCTGCCGCTGCCGATGCGCTGCTAGCCCGAGACGGCCTGCTCTGGCGTCGCCCCTAA